GTGGCAACACTCGGGTTAAAATCCGGTCTGCTTGTTGGTCTTTCTATCCCGACTTCATTCCTTATCGGCTTTCTCATTCTCTCCTTTATTGGGATGACCGTTAACACAATGGTCATGTTCGGCCTTGTTCTTACAGTCGGTATGCTTGTAGATGGCGCGATTGTAATGGTTGAGTATGCTGACAGGAAAGCCGCTGAGGGCATGCCCCCTAGGGCAGCCTATATACGAGCCTCAAAACTCATGTTTTGGCCTATTGTATCTTCTACAGCCACAACACTTGCAGCATTCTTGCCAATGCTGCTATGGCCCGGAGTTTCCGGGAAGTTCATGAGCTATTTGCCGGTTATGGTGATTATAGTTCTATCTGCCTCACTAATTACGGCAATGATATTTCTTCCAGTCACAGGCGGTGTCCTATCATCGGCCAGTTCGTTTTTAGCTAAATATGGCGAGTTCATTCTGACCGGCGCCACGTCGTTGTTCCTCATTCTGGCTTTAGCTGGCAATCCAGCCCTAAAGGATTCGATAGGTAGTTATCCAGCTCTCACGCTCGGGATAATCGCAGGCCTATTAGTCTGTTTTCCACTCTATAAGCTCTTTAAGGCCGTTTTTTCCTATACGCGGGCACGGCTTAGTAAAAGCCGTGCCTCGAAAAATGAAAAGGCGCAGGTATTCAGTGGACAGGAAAAGTTCGACCCACAACAGCTTACCGGCTTTATGGGAATCTATATTCGAACACTAAGGGTTTTGGTTACGAACCCATTAGGCACATTCGCCACCATGGGGGGCATGTTGCTCATTTGTTGCGGAATTTTTGTCCTATTTATTGGCAAAAATAATGGAACAGAGTTCTTTGTCGCCGAGGAACCGGAAATTGCCAACCTGTTTGTCTCCGCTCGCGGAAACATGTCCTCTAAGGAATCTGTAGAGCTCGTAAACGAAGTGAACAGCATCGTTATGAATATCTCCGGAATTCAGAATATAACCGCCAAAGCCTTTCCTAGCGGAGCCGGTGGTGGAACGGGAGGCCAAGACAAGCCTGCTGATCTCATCGGCCAGATTACGATGGAGTTTGCAGACTATTGCTGCCGTCGCAAAGGCGAAGAAATCTTTCAGGAAATCCGTAATAAAACGGCAAATCTGGCTGGTATCAAGGTAGAGGTTCGCGGCGTAGAAGGGGGTCCTCCAACAGGCAAGGACATTCAGCTTCAAGTCGCTTCCAACAACTATGATGAGTTATCTGGTATTGTCACTAGAGTTCGGAAACATCTGGATTCCATGGAAGGGCTGTTAGATCAAGAAGATAGCCGTCCCCTGCCCGGCATTGAGTGGGTCATTAATATCGACCGGACAAATGCAGCACGCTATAAAGCTGACATCGCACCCGCCGGGACCATGATCCAACTTGTCACAAATGGTGTTTTGATTGGCGAGTACCGTCCCTCCGACTCTGAAGATGAAGTAGAGATCCGCGTTCGGTTGCCACAAGAAGAAAGAACGCTTGACCGTTTCGAACAACTACGCCTCCAGACGCCGCTTGGGCAAATACCCATGTCGAACTTCATTGAGCAGGTTCCGCAACAGAAAGTTTCCTCAATAGTACGGCGTGATGGTCAATACATCATGGATATCAAGGCAACTGTAGATAAGAGCAACGGTTATCTCGTCACAACTAAAGTCAAAGAGCTTCAAAACTGGATCGATAGCCAAGAGTGGCCGGAAACGGTCAGTCTGACATTTCGAGGTGCGGATGAAGAACAAAAGGAAGCACAAGACTTCCTACAAAAAGCCATGCTTGGCTCGCTGTTTCTCATGTTCTTGATTTTGCTTACACAGTTTAATAGCTTCTATCAAAGCTTTCTTACTCTCTCTACCGTTGTTATGTCGGTCTTCGGCGTACTATTGGGCATCCTTATAACTGGTCAGAAGTTTTCCATAATCATGACAGGTACGGGCATCGTCGCTTTGGCAGGTATTGTAGTGAACAATGCAATTGTGCTGATAGATACATATAATCGCTTGCGCAGCGAAGGGGAAGATCCCATTGACGCGATCCTAAAGACCTCGGCGCAACGAATAAGGCCCGTTCTGCTAACAACTATCACAACCATCGCCGGTCTCATTCCAATGGCGACACAGGTGAGCTTTGATTTTGTTGATCGCGTAACAACTTATGGTTCTGTCACATCGACCTGGTGGGTGCAGCTATCTACTGCGATCATTGCGGGTCTGACATTCTCTACCATTCTTACACTGGTTGTAATACCCACTATGCTTGCAGCCCCCCGCGTCTATGCGCAGTTTTTCACTCGCCTGATACATAGAATACGTACCGGGCGTGATGGCTCCCCTCCCCCTGATGGAGGCGGGTTCATCACAACAGTGGATGAGCATGTTCATCATAGAAAACAAGTTGCAGTGGCTGCTGAATGATATAAAAAAGGCGATGTTTTATTTCAAAAACATCGCCTTTCCTTCTTGAATATGTTGGTCCAGAGCACATCGCGTTCATTCGCATTCACGCTGTGCACTCTAACTTGTTTATATTGAGCGAATTCTTGTCGTTTGATTGAACTCAATCAAACGGAACGCGCTCTAGTCAACCCCAACGCACTCCACAGTACCTTCGCTCTGTTCTTTATCCCGTTTCAGATGCGCTCTAAATGAACTGAACGCAAATGGCAGGGATATTAGATAACAAGTTACAGCGAAGCTAAGTACCTCATAGGGGTAACTAGCTAGCAATGCAGCCGCAGCTACAATTGACACAAAAACAGGTAATACAAGCTCACGGCGGATCGCCATGCCAAACTGTTTTCCAGAAAACGAGGGCAGCTGAGAAACCATTAGAAACCCAACAAACAGGCAGTAAATGGCGATTGCAGCTGAGAAGCCGCTGATATTCATACCAAGCCTATCCAGATAAATTGGCAGCAGGACCACCAGACCACCAGCAGGAGCAGGAATTCCCGAAAAAAACTTGGCAGACCAAGCAGGCCTATCGGGATCATCCATAGCTACATTGAATCTTGCCAGTCGCAATGCACCCGATATCGCATAGAGTAAAGCAGCAATCCAGCCGAGCGATCTAACGTCATCCAAGGCCCATGAATATAGAATTATCGCAGGAGCAACACCAAAATTCACAAAATCGGCAAGGGAATCCAACTCGGCCCCAAACCGCGAGGTTCCTTTGAGCAGCCGCGCTATGCGTCCATCTAGACCATCCAGAACAGCAGCAACAAGTATACCGGCGATGGCTAAATCCCAGCGTTCTTCAAGAGCCATGCGCATTGCTGTTAAACCGGAACAAAGCGCAAGTAATGTCACGACGGTTGGAGCAACAAGGCGCATAGGTACGCGTTGAAACCGCGCACCTTTTTGTTTCCTGTTCATTTTAGGGTCCAGAGGACCTGGAAGTGGAAATTGAGCAGTCAAGCACACTAACCTTTGAAATCGAGTTCATAAAACTAGGAGACACGTGCAACAATGTCGCCTTTAGAAACCGAAGACAGGTCAGCAATAATACTCTCGCCCGCAATCATCGTTTGCCCGATAGCTACCTGAGGCTGAGTGCCTGCTGGCATATAAATATCCAAGCGTGACCCGAATCGAATAAGCCCAAAACGATCTCCAGCTGAAATAGTCTCACCTTCTTTGACAAAACATACAATACGGCGTGCTACTAATCCAGCAATCTGGACAACACCAACTCTATGCTCATCATTTTCGATTATGATGCCATTGCGCTCATTGTCTTCGCTTGCTTTATC
This genomic window from Pseudovibrio sp. M1P-2-3 contains:
- a CDS encoding efflux RND transporter permease subunit; translation: MISMLEGILNRPKTVFSLMLVLITAGVLAYRSIPKEAAPDIDIPIFYISISQQGISPEDAERLIARPMETELRGLEGLKEITAITTEGHAGILLEYDVNFDKDLALNEVREKVDQAKVKIPENADEPSVNSINMALQPTINISLSGNVPERTLYQISRRLKDVIEAIPSVKEAALSGHREELLEVIIDTQKMESYSVTQTELVNALALNNQLIPAGFMDSGKGRFNIKVPGLVETADDVFSLPLKQSGESVVTLGDIATIKRTFKDRTKSLIVNGQPAIGLEVVKRIGENIIENNQAVRAAVEQVTRDLPETIHVTYMLDQSDNIKEILASLQSSILTAIFLVMILVVATLGLKSGLLVGLSIPTSFLIGFLILSFIGMTVNTMVMFGLVLTVGMLVDGAIVMVEYADRKAAEGMPPRAAYIRASKLMFWPIVSSTATTLAAFLPMLLWPGVSGKFMSYLPVMVIIVLSASLITAMIFLPVTGGVLSSASSFLAKYGEFILTGATSLFLILALAGNPALKDSIGSYPALTLGIIAGLLVCFPLYKLFKAVFSYTRARLSKSRASKNEKAQVFSGQEKFDPQQLTGFMGIYIRTLRVLVTNPLGTFATMGGMLLICCGIFVLFIGKNNGTEFFVAEEPEIANLFVSARGNMSSKESVELVNEVNSIVMNISGIQNITAKAFPSGAGGGTGGQDKPADLIGQITMEFADYCCRRKGEEIFQEIRNKTANLAGIKVEVRGVEGGPPTGKDIQLQVASNNYDELSGIVTRVRKHLDSMEGLLDQEDSRPLPGIEWVINIDRTNAARYKADIAPAGTMIQLVTNGVLIGEYRPSDSEDEVEIRVRLPQEERTLDRFEQLRLQTPLGQIPMSNFIEQVPQQKVSSIVRRDGQYIMDIKATVDKSNGYLVTTKVKELQNWIDSQEWPETVSLTFRGADEEQKEAQDFLQKAMLGSLFLMFLILLTQFNSFYQSFLTLSTVVMSVFGVLLGILITGQKFSIIMTGTGIVALAGIVVNNAIVLIDTYNRLRSEGEDPIDAILKTSAQRIRPVLLTTITTIAGLIPMATQVSFDFVDRVTTYGSVTSTWWVQLSTAIIAGLTFSTILTLVVIPTMLAAPRVYAQFFTRLIHRIRTGRDGSPPPDGGGFITTVDEHVHHRKQVAVAAE
- the pssA gene encoding CDP-diacylglycerol--serine O-phosphatidyltransferase gives rise to the protein MNRKQKGARFQRVPMRLVAPTVVTLLALCSGLTAMRMALEERWDLAIAGILVAAVLDGLDGRIARLLKGTSRFGAELDSLADFVNFGVAPAIILYSWALDDVRSLGWIAALLYAISGALRLARFNVAMDDPDRPAWSAKFFSGIPAPAGGLVVLLPIYLDRLGMNISGFSAAIAIYCLFVGFLMVSQLPSFSGKQFGMAIRRELVLPVFVSIVAAAALLASYPYEVLSFAVTCYLISLPFAFSSFRAHLKRDKEQSEGTVECVGVD